The sequence below is a genomic window from Candidatus Eisenbacteria bacterium.
AGCGTTGTGAGCGTGAGGGCGAGGGCGACGAGAAAGCGGCGAATCGGGAGCCGGTTTCGAGGCATGGCGGACCTCCGGAGCCAGGCGGTCTCGTGCGGGACGCCGGGGCTCGCTGGTGCGAATCGGTAGGATGGGTTGTCTTTCGCTTAGTCTCCGGGTCCGACGGTTCGTTACAGGAGGGCGCCGTTGTGTGACGTGGATCACACTCGGATTGGGCTGGGCCGGTCGGGAAGGATCGCGCGTACCGCCCGCGGGGCATGCCGGGTGCGTGGAACGGGCGGAGCTACAGCGTCTTCAGCGTCTGGACGAGCTTCGTGATCGAGTCCTTGGCGTCGCCGAAGAGCATCATCGCCTTCGCGTCGTAGAAGAGCTCATTCTCGATCCCGGCGAACCCGGGCTTCATGCTCCGCTTCATGATGATGATGTGCTTCGACTTGTCGGCGTCCAGGATCGGCATGCCGTAGATCGGGCTCGAGGTGTCGGTGCGCGCGGCGGGGTTCACGACGTCGTTCGCGCCCACGACCAGCGCGACGTCCGCGCGCTCGAAGTCGGGATTGATCTCGTCGAGGTCCTTCAGCTCGTCGTAGGGGACGTTCGCCTCGGCCAGGAGCACGTTCATGTGTCCCGGCATGCGTCCCGCCACCGGATGGATCGCGTACCGGACCGTGATGCCTCGGGTCTTCAACAGGTCCGCCAGCTCGCGCACCGCGTGCTGCGCCTGGGCCACCGCGAGCCCGTACCCGGGAACCACGATCACCGACTGCGCGTACCCGAGGATGGTCGCGGCGTCCTCGACCGACACGTCGCGCACGCTCTGGCCCGCCAGCGCCGCCGCGCGTCCGCCGTCGCCGGCGCCCGCCGCCCCCGAAGGAGCGCCGGCCCCGAAGGCGCCGAAGAGCACGTTCGTGATCGGCCGGTTCATGGCCTTGCACATGAGATAGGTGAGGAGCGTTCCCGACGCCCCGACCAGCGTGCCGCTGATGATGAGGACGTCGTTGTGGAGCGCGAAGCCGGTCGCCGCCGTGGCGAGCCCGGTGAACGAGTTCAGGAGCGAGATCACGACGGGCATGTCGCCGCCGCCGATCGGGATCACCGCGAGCACGCCGAGGAGGAGCGCTCCGCCGAGGAACGCGAGGAACGCGGGCTCGCCCCCCACGCCGGCGAGCACCATGCCGCCGTGTCCGAGGATGAAGAGCACGAGGAGCGCGTTCACGATCTTCTGGCCCGGGTAGGTCACCGCCTTCTCGGTGAAGATCCCCTGGAGCTTCCCGAACGCGACGACGCTTCCCGAGAAGGAGATCGCGCCGATCAGCGCGCCCAGGAGGATGCTCACGCCGCTCACCGGGTCCATGCCGCCCGGGGTCTCGATCAGGTGGCGGTACTCGAGCGAGGAGACGAGCGCCGCGGCGCCGCCTCCCGAGCCGTTGAAGAGGGCCACCATCTGAGGCATCGCGGTCATCGTCACGGTGCGCGCGGCGACCGTTCCGATCACGCCGCCCACGGCGATTCCCGCGAGGATCAGCCCGTAGGAGAGGATCGCGCGGTCCAGGAGCGTCACGACGACCGCGATCAGCATCCCGACCGCCGCCATCTGGTTCCCGCGCCGCGCCGTCTTCGGCGAGGAAAGTCCCTTGATTCCCAGGATGAAGAGAACCGAGGCGACGAGGTAGGCGGCGTCGATCCAGATCTTGTCCATCAGCGCTCGCGCTCGCCCGGCTTCTTCCGGAACATCTGGAGCATGCGGTCCGTGACCAGGAAGCCGCCGATCACGTTGATCGTGCCCAGCACGACCCCGAGGAACCCCACGATTTGAGCGAGCGTCGAGTCGGCGCCGCCCAGGACGAGGATCGCGCCCACGAGGACGATGCCGTGGATGGCGTTCGTCCCGGACATCAACGGGGTGTGGAGGATCACCGGCACCTTCGAGATCACTTCGTAGCCGACGAAGATCGCGAGGATGAAGACGGTGAGGTCGTTCAGCAGGGCTTCGATCATGCGCCGCTCCTGGCGGCTCCGCCGCCGGCCGCCCCCGCGCCCGCGGACCCTTCGATCCGCTCCCGCGTCGGCCCGTGGAGGACCTTTCCCTCGTGCGTGACGCACGTGTCGCGCACGATGTCGTCTTCGAAGTTCAGCGCCAGCGCCCCCTTCTGGATCATGAGGAGCGCGAGACCCGTGATGTTCCGCGAGTACATCTGGCTGGCGTGGATCGGGATCGTCGCCGCGAGCCGGATCGGCCCGTGGATCGTCACGTCGTGCTTCACCACGTCGGCTCCCGGCGCGGTCAGCTCGCAGTTCCCGCCCATGTCGGCCGCGAGGTCCACGATCACCGATCCGGGCTTCATCTTCGCGACCGCGTCCGCGGGGATGAGCTTCGGGGCGGGGAGCCCGGGCACGCGCGCGGTCGTGATGATCACGTCCGCGTGCGGGATTCGCGCGAGAAGGAGCTCCTGCGCCTTCGCACGGGCCTCCGCGGAGAGCTGCTTCGCGTAGCCCGCCGCGTCCTGCGTCTCCTCGGCCGTGAGCTTCGGCCCCACGAACGTCGCGCCCAGGCTCTCGACCTCCTCGCGCGCCGCGGGGCGGATGTCGTAGCCCTCGACCACCGCGCCCAGCCGGCGCGCCGTCGCGATCGCCTGGAGCCCCGCGACGCCGGCGCCGACGATGAGCACGCGCGCGGGGGCGACCGTGCCCGCCGCGGTCACGAGCATCGGGAAGAAGCGAGGCGCCGTGGTCGCGGCCAGGAGCACCGCCTTGTACCCGGCGGCCGTGGCCATCGACGAGAGCGCGTCCATCCGCTGCGCGCGCGTGGTGCGCGGGATCAGATCCATCGAGAAGCTCGAGACGTTCCGCGCCGCGAGGGTGCGGACCGCGTCGAGGTTGCTGAACGGACGGAGCATGCAGACGAGGACGCCGCGCTCCTTCACCAGATCCGCTTCGTTCCTGCCGAGCGTCGGATGGGGAAGGGGCGGCTGGATCTTGAGGATGACGTCGGAGTCCGACCAGAGGGGCCCGGGCCCGTTCGCGATCGTCGCGCCCGCGGCCGTGTAGGCGTCGTCGCCGTGGAAGGCGCCCGCGCCGGCTCCGGTCTCGACGAGCACCTCGGCGCCCGCGGCCCGGAGCTGCTTCACGCCCTCCGGCGTGACCGCGACGCGGCGCTCGCCCGCCCCGGATTCCCGAGGAATGCCGATCTTCATTGCGCTACCATGCGGCGATCTCGACTCATGAGCGATGGACTCTAACAAAAGGGGGGGCTTGTGAAAACAGGTACAAAGGTACCGCCCGGACGGGTTCTCCGGATGGCGCGGGGGGGAGCGGCCCGGGCCGTGAATTCACCCAGCGCCGCCTACGCGGCCACGCTCGAGGCCACCGGAAGGCTCGACCCCGAGATCGTGGCCTACGTGGAGAAGATCGATTCCTACCGGGCCGGCCGTGACCCCATCCGGCTCATGAAGACGGGCCCCTCGAAGGTGGCGCGGGCGATCCGCGGCCTCACGCGGGCGCAGATGAGGAAGCGCCCCGCAGAAGGAAAGTGGTGCATCGCCGAGATCCTGGGCCATCTCGTGGACACGGAGATCGTGTACGGCTACCGCTACCGCGTCGCCCTGGCGCAGCCCGGCTCGCCGATCCAGGGCTACGACCAGCACACGTGGGCCGTGGAGCTCGGCCACGCGCGCCGGAATCCGGCGAAGATGATGGAGCAGATCCAGACGCTCCGGCGGATCAACCTCGATCTGATCCAGTCGATGCCCCGGAAGACGTGGGAGCGGTACGGAAGGCACAACGAGCGCGGAAACGAGAGCGTGCAGCGGACCCTGGAGCTGATCGCCGGGCACGATCTGAACCACCTGGATCAGATCCTCGCGATCAAGAAGAAGTACGGGTGGTGAGCGCCGCCTAGCCCGGCATGCGGCAGTAGCAGTACACGAATTCCTGCTCCGTCCCCCACGGAGTCGTGTGGACCTCCCGGTCGCTGCCGACCTTGCGGAACTCGTCCCCGAACTGGCCGTGGATGCCCTCGGCCGAATACCGCATGACCGGAAGACCGCTGCACTTCTCCGGGCCTTCGGGCCCGAAGGTCGCCACGACGATGTGGCCGTTCGGCTTCAGCGCGCGGCGGACCTGCGCGACGTAGCGCCGCCGGGCCTCCTCGTCGGTGAGAAAGTGGAACACGGCGCGATCGTGCCAGAAGTCGTAGGCGTGCTCGGGCAGCTCGATCTCGGTGACATCGCCCGTGATCCAGGTGACCCGGTCGGCCTCGGCTCCGAGGCGCTTCTTGGCCTTCTCGATCGCGGTGCGCGACAGATCGAGCACGCTCACGCGCGTGAACCCGCGGCGGAGCAGATCGTCAACCAGCGTCGAAGCGCCGCCGCCCACATCGAGGATGGCCGCGTCCAAGGCGAGACCGGCGCTCTCGAGGAACGTCAGCGATCGATCGAGGTGGGGACGATACCAGCTCACCTCGTCCGGGGCCTTCTGGCCGTACACGCGTTCCCAGTGGTCCCGCTTGCTCATGGTGTCAACCTACGGAAGAACTACTTCATGCGCTTCAGCACGGTCTCCGAGTAGAGCGCGAACTCCTTGCCGGGCTCGGCGATCTCGAAGCGCTCCACGAACTCGTCGGGTCCCAGGATGCGGTACGTCTCGCGCCCGCGGAAGCCGGCGGGGATGTTCTCGATCGATTCCGTCGTGAACACGATGCGTTCCGCGTCCGCCCCGAGGCTGTCGGCGACGTACTCGTTCACGAAGCCTTCCACGTGGAACTGCCGCAGGACGAAGCGGCGCCGCGCCCGGTCCCAGCTGAACATGCCTCGATCCTCGTGCACCTCGCCCTTCGGATTCGCGTCCTGCGGGGGATAGGTCGACTGGTTGACCGCCTCCAGGAACCGGTCTCCGAGAATGAACCGGTACTCCCGTTTCACGACCCCATTGCCGGGCTCCCCCTTGGCCGTCCCGGTCCAGGATCCGACGAAATAGCGCAGGGGCTTCCAGGGGTCGGCCTTCGCGGATTGGGTGCCGGGCGCCGAGGGCTTTGCTTCGTCCGCCGCCATCGCAAGCCGGCCGGGAGAGAGCAACAGGGTGAGCGCGGCAACCGCGGCCACGAGAGCAGCCACGGCGACTCCGTCGCGTCGTCCCCGCGGGGACGGGCTCATCCCCGCACCGCCGCCCCCCGAGCCGCGTCCACGAACGCTCCCGTGAGCTTTCGAGTCACCGGCGATTCGAGCATGCGCTCGGGGTGCCACTGCACGCCGACGTAGAAGGGGAGATCCGGACGCTCGATCGCCTCGATCACGCCGTCCTCGCTCTTCGCCGCGACGCGAAATCCGGGCGCGACCTTCGCCACCGACTGGTGATGGAACGAGTTCACGACCGCGGTCGCCGAGCCGAGGATCTTCGCCAGGAGCGTCCCCGGTTCCACCGTCACGGAATGCTCCGGCGTCTCGTGCTCCTCGTCGTCCTCCTCGTGCTTCAGCGAGCCCGGCACGTCCTCGGGGAGGTGCTGCAGCAGGGTGCCGCCGAACTCCACGTTCATCACCTGGACGCCGAGGCACACGCCCAGCGTCGGCGTGCCGCGCTCCTGCGCCGCCCTCGCCAGGAACAGATCCGACATGTTCCGCGCGGGCGCTCCGAGCTGATCGGTCCGCCGCACGCCCTGTCCGTAGCGCGACGGATCGAGATCCCCGCCGCCGGACAGCAGGAGCCCGTCCAGCCGTCCGACCGTCTCGCGCGCCTCCTCGAGCGTCTCCACCAGCGGCAGGATCACCGGCTGCCCGCCGCTCTCCCGAACCAGCTTCACGTAGTTCGCGTCGAGGACGTAGCTGTCGCCGCGCTTCTGCTTCAGCCGGTAGTTCGGTGCGATGCCGATGAGCGGACGTGCCATCGCGCGTACCCTCGGGTGTGGTCCCTCAGTAGCCCCGGGACGTGTCGACGAGATTCAACAGAGGGCGCCCCTTCAAGAAACGCGTCAGGTTCGCGCGGAAGAGGCGCATCTCCCGCGGCCAGAAGCCTCGCGAGAGTCCGGATACGTGGGGCGTGAGGAGCACGTTCCCGAGAGTATAAAGAGGGCTCTCGGCCGGCAAGGGCTCGCTTTCGAAGACGTCCAGCCCCGCGCCTCCCAGATGACCGGACCGGAGCGCCTCCACCAGATCCGCCTGGCGGATGATCTTCCCCCGCGCCACGTTCACGACCCACGCTCCGCGCCTCAAGCGCGCGAGCGCGCGACCGTCGATCGCGCCTTCGGTCTCCTTTGTGAGCGCCGCCGTCACGACGAGCGCGTCGGACTCCGCGAGCAGCCGGTCCAGGTCGCCCGGTCCGAGCACCGCGTCCACCCGGGGCTCCTCCACGGGAAGCCCGATCGCGGCGAGGAGCTCCGGATCCCACGAAGGCGGCCGCTCCGCGCGGCGTCGCAGCGCCACGACGCGCATCCCGAACGAGGCCGCCCGCCTCGCGACCTCGCGTCCGATCGCGCCGTACCCGTAGAGTCCGAGGGTCTTCCCGAAGAGCTCCTCCGGAACGCGGTCCCACCAGCTCTCCCGCCGCATTCCGGTCGTGGTCTGCTCCACGACCGCATGGCGAAGTCCGCGCGCGAGCCCGGTCAGCAGACCCATCACGTGCTCCGCGATCGGGATCGCGTGGACGCCGCGCGAATTCGTGAACGGAACGTTCCGCGCGAGGAAGCTCGGGGTGAGATACGAGCCCACGCCCGCCGCGGGCGAGTGGAGCCAAGCCAGCCGCCCGGCGCGCGCCATCAAGGCATCGCCGATCGCCCACGAGAAGAGAATGTCCGCCTCGCCCGCGTTCCGATCCAGCTCCTCGGGCGAGTCCGCCTTCACGATCTCGACGGTGGAGAAGTCGCGCCGGAGCGCCTCCACGTCCGCGTCCGGAATCCTCCACGGCGGGGAAGGGCTGTGGAGCGCGAGGAGGAGCCGCGTCCGCGCGGTCGTCAGAGCGAAGCGCCCTCCTCCTTCAGCATCATGCGCCGGAGCAGCACGACCGGGAGCGAGCCCTGGGACAGGATCGTCGCGTGGAACTTCGCGCGGTCGAACGAGCCCTCTTGCTCCCGCGCGACGTCGTCCCGGAGCTTCCGGATCTGGAGCGCCCCGATCGTGTAGATGCTGTACATCGGATCGAACGCCGCGCGGAACGCCTCGCGTTCCGCGTTCGCCGGTTCCATGCCGGCGTGTTCCACGAAGAACCGCGTTCCCTCCTCGATCGTCATCCCGCGCGTGTGGACGCGAATGCCCACCTGGAGCCGGCAGGCACGGATGAGCGCCCAGCGCATCACGCCGAACTCGACGCGCGGATCGCCGCCGCCGAACCCCGCGTCGAGGAGCGCCTCCTCCGTGTAGAGCCCCCATCCCTCGCCGAACGCGCCCGAGCCGATCCCCTTCCGCACCAGGGTCGGCGCGCGCCGCGCGTACAGGAAGTGGGTGTAGTGGCCGGGGTAGACCTCGTGCACCGTGACCGACGGAAGCGTCCAGCGGCTGTAGCCCTGGAGATGCTCCTCGACCCGCTCGGGCGTCCACGTCTTGTTCGGCAGCGTCACGTTGTAGAAGGCATCCGTCGCCTTCGTCTCGAACGGTCCCGGTCCGTCGAAGCTCGCGAACGAGCGGCTCGCGGCGAACTCGGGCGTGGGACGAACGGTGGCGCGCACCTCCGACGGGATCTCGATGAACCCCGACCGGATGGTGAACGCGCGGGCGCTCTCGCTCAGGGCCACGACGTAGGGGAGCAGGCTGTCCGCCGTCGGATGGTCGCGCCGCATCCGGGCCACGATCGAGTCGAGCGGAGCCGCGGGGTCGATCTTCCGGGCCGCGCCCGCCGAACGGACCTTCAAGCGGTCCAGCTCGCGCTGGCCGATCGCGAGAATGGAGTCGAGCGGCATCTCGATGAGCTCCCCGTAGAGGAGCCGCTTCCGGTACGCGTCCTCGCCGATCACGAAGCTCCCGGTGCTCCGCGGCTGGAGGTCGCTCCGGAGCCACGCCGCGAATTCCTTCGTGGCCGCGATCGCGCCGGCCTTCGCCTCCTCGAAGTCCTTCCGGAGGGCGGGATCGGTCACCGACGCGAACGATTTCGAGACGTCGTTCTCGAGGTACGAGATCGTGCCGTCCAGATCCCCGGCGGCGAACTCCGTGAACATCGCGGGCGGGTTCTCGAGATTCGCCCGCGCGTTCGCGAAGAGCCGCGGCACGTGCCGCAAGCGAGTCGTGAGCGAGCGCAGCCGCTGCTCCGGGGGAGCGAAGTTCCGCGCGATCATCGACTCGAGCATGAACCCGAAGTTGTACTGCCCCGGGTCCTTCTGCCAGCCGCGCATCTCCGTCAGCTCGTAGAGACTCTGGCTCACGCCGGAGCGGAAGAGGTCGTAGTCGATCCGCGTGGTGTCGTCGAGCCCCTTCGGGTCGATCGTCTCGAGCTCCTCGAGCACCTGGCGCAGCCGGTTCCCCTCCGCCGCGATCGTCTCCGCGTTCCAGTTCTCGAGGGAGTCGTCGTAGTCGTGGACTCCCCAGTAGGTGGCGAACGACGGATTGAAGGCGTAGGCGGCCCGGAAGTGCCGCTGCGTCAGGTTGTCGAATCGGGCGCGTGTCGCGGCGTCGTACCGCGAGGAGCACCCCGCGACGGCGAGCGAAACGAGGAGCGAAAGGGAAGCGGCGAGGCGGAGCGACAGGCTCATGCGGATCCTCCTGTGGACGCGGCGGAATGGGGCACCGTAGCACGAGGTCGTCGGAAAATCATTTGCGCCGCGACGGCGATCAGGAAGAGGGCGAAGAGCCGGGACAGGGTGGGGGCGTCCGTGCGGTGCGCGAGGAGCGCTCCCAGGAGACCGCCGGCCGCTCCTCCCAGGAGGAGCGCGGGCAGCCGGTCCGATGGAAGCCGCCCCTCGCGCGCGTAGCTCCACACCCCCACGATCCCCACCGGCACGATCATGAGGAGCGAGATCCCCTGGGCCGTGTGCTGGTCCACGCCCTGGCCGAGCACGAGGAGCGGCACGAGGATCGTCCCTCCTCCAACCCCGAGGAGCCCCGCGAGCGCGCCCACGCCGAGTCCGGCCGCCACGTTCCAGACGAGCGGCCACGGCCCCGCGGCCCCTTCGCCGAGCGGCGGCGCCACCAGGATGCGGATCGCGATCGCGAGGATGAAGACGCCGAACGCGATCCGGAGCGTCCGCGCGGGCGTGCGCGCGGCGAGCCGCGAGCCCAGCATGACTCCGGGCACGGCGCCCGCCGTCAGCGCCGCCGCCAGCGCCAGATCGAGCCGCTCGTTCCCGTAGTAGGGGAGGACCGCGACCAGGGCCGTCGCGATGACGAACGCCAGCGACGTGCCCTGGGCCTCGTGCTGGCCCATGCGGACCCCGTGGACGAGGAGGGGAACGAGGACGATGCCGCCTCCCACGCCCATCAGGCCGCCCAGAAGCCCCGAGACGATCCCCAGGAGGACCGGGGTGACGTGCCGTCGCATGTGGTACGCCGCACGCTAGCACAGCCTGCGCGCGTTGACATAGGGGGGGCGCCGTGGGACCATTCTCAGGCGGAACCCCCGCACTCGCCCATGTTTCCCCGCAAGAACATCCGTCCACGCATCGTGTGGACGTTCGTCTTCATCGTGGGACTCGTCCTGGCGGTGAACATCACGCTTGGCGGCGCGGTCAACCGGTCGCAAACGGTCCTCGATCAGGAGCTGGGGAAGCGGCTCCAGGGGACCGCCCACATCGCCGCGCTCCTCGTGGAGCCGGAGCACGTGGCGCTCCTCGCCAGCGCCGAGGTGGACAGCGCCGCCGCGGACACGGCGTTCGCCGACTTCACGCTCCGCATGGACGCGCAGGAAGCCGCGGACGCGGTCCGTTACGAGTGGAACCGGCTGGCCGCGACGTCCGGACTCTCGAACATCGTTCTCGTGGACAGCGACCGCCGCGTGCTGCTCCGGCTCCACGACCCGTTCGCGTTCGAGCCGGAGGTGCTGCTGCTCGAGACGGGGCATCTGACCCGGGCCCTCATCGGACAGAGCACGTTCTCCAAGCTCTACCGGAAGGACGGCGAGTACCTGCGTTCGGCCTACGCTCCGGTCATGGGTCCCGAGGGCTCGGTGATCGGAGCGGTGGCGGTGGAAGGAGGCTCGGAAGCGTTCCAGCCGCTCCAGCAGGTCCGGAACACGCTCTACGGCGCGGCGGGGGTCCTGACGATCCTGGTCGTGGCCATTTTCTTCGGGTTCCAGCGGACGGCGGAGCATCTCTCGAAGATCGAGGAGAACATGCGCCACACCGATCTCCTCGCCTCGATCGGACAGGTTTCGGCCGGCGTGGCGCACGAGATCCGGAACCCGCTCGCGGTGCTCCGGGGAGCCTCGTCACGGCTCCAGAAGTACGACCAGCTGAAGCCCGAGGAACGGAAGATGATGCTCGGGATGATCGACGAGGAAGTGAACCGCATGAGCGCGTTCGTTCAGAACTTTCTCCACCTCTCGCGGCGCCCGAACCTCGAGCCGCAGGAGTTCGAGCTCCGCCCCGTGCTCGAGCGGTCGCTCGACATCCTTCGCGTCGAGCTGGACCGGGCCAACGTGTCGATGTCGCTCGAATGGAAGGGCGAGAACGGGATCCACCTCTTGGGGGATCCGCTCGCGATGCACCACGTGTTCCTGAATCTCGCGTTGAACGCGCGCGACGTGATGCCCGATGGGGGAACGCTCCACATCCGGGTGGTCGAGAAACGAGACGAGGTCCGCATCCAGTTCGAGGACACGGGGCCCGGCGTCCCCAAGGACATCCGGAAAAAGGTCTTCGACGCCTTCTTCACGACCCGCGCGAAGGGGACGGGCCTGGGCCTCGCCTTCGTGGATCGGATCGTCTCGGAGCACGGCGGATCGGTTACAGTTGGGGACGCGCCGAAGGGCGGCGCCCTGTTCGAGGTCCGGCTACCCCTGGAAGGCTGACACCATGAGCGAACGCATCCTGGTTGCCGAGGACAAGGAGAACCTCCTCCGCCTCATCGAGACCACCCTCGCCGAGGCGGGCTACGAAGTTTCCGTCGCGCTCGGGGGGGACGCCGCGATCCACGAGATCCAGGCGCGCCCCTTCGATCTCGTGATCTCGGACATGCGCATGCCCGGGGCGAGCGGCGCGCAGGTCTTCCGCGAGGCGCGCGCGCAGAGCTACCAGCCGGACGTCATCCTCATGACCGCGTTCGCCGACACGCGCGAGGCGGTCCAGATGATGAAGGAGGGCGCGACCGACTACATCATGAAGGACAACATCCTCGAGGAGCTTCCGGTGCGCGTGCGGCAGGTCCTGGACAACCGGAAGCTCCGCCAGGAGTCCACCGTCCTCAAGGGACGGATCGAGAGCCTTCGCGAGCAGATCCACCTCCACCACTTCGATTCGATCGTGGGATCGAGCCCGCCGATGCGCGACGCGCTCTCCCTCGCCGAGCGCGTGGCGACGACCGACGCGAACGTGCTCCTCCTGGGAGAGAGCGGCACGGGGAAGGAAGTGTTCGCCCAGGCGATCCATGCCGCGAGCCACCGCGCGGACGCGCCGTTCGTGCCGGTCAACTGCGGCGCGCTTCCCGAGACGCTCCTCGAGTCCGAGCTCTTCGGGCACGAGAAGGGCGCCTTCACCGGCGCGATCCGGACGAAGCCGGGGCGCTTCGAGATCGCCGAGGGCGGCACCGTGTTCCTCGACGAGATCGGCGAGCTGCCGCAGAGCGTGCAGGTGAAGCTTCTCCGCGTGCTCCAAGATCGCACCTACGTCCGCGTCGGCGGCGAGGACATGCGGCGCGCCGACGTGCGTATCCTGGCGGCCACGAACCGGGACCTGGAGGAGATGATCCACCAGGGTCGCTTCCGCGAGGACCTCTTCTACCGCCTC
It includes:
- a CDS encoding sulfite exporter TauE/SafE family protein gives rise to the protein MRRHVTPVLLGIVSGLLGGLMGVGGGIVLVPLLVHGVRMGQHEAQGTSLAFVIATALVAVLPYYGNERLDLALAAALTAGAVPGVMLGSRLAARTPARTLRIAFGVFILAIAIRILVAPPLGEGAAGPWPLVWNVAAGLGVGALAGLLGVGGGTILVPLLVLGQGVDQHTAQGISLLMIVPVGIVGVWSYAREGRLPSDRLPALLLGGAAGGLLGALLAHRTDAPTLSRLFALFLIAVAAQMIFRRPRATVPHSAASTGGSA
- a CDS encoding Re/Si-specific NAD(P)(+) transhydrogenase subunit alpha, whose amino-acid sequence is MKIGIPRESGAGERRVAVTPEGVKQLRAAGAEVLVETGAGAGAFHGDDAYTAAGATIANGPGPLWSDSDVILKIQPPLPHPTLGRNEADLVKERGVLVCMLRPFSNLDAVRTLAARNVSSFSMDLIPRTTRAQRMDALSSMATAAGYKAVLLAATTAPRFFPMLVTAAGTVAPARVLIVGAGVAGLQAIATARRLGAVVEGYDIRPAAREEVESLGATFVGPKLTAEETQDAAGYAKQLSAEARAKAQELLLARIPHADVIITTARVPGLPAPKLIPADAVAKMKPGSVIVDLAADMGGNCELTAPGADVVKHDVTIHGPIRLAATIPIHASQMYSRNITGLALLMIQKGALALNFEDDIVRDTCVTHEGKVLHGPTRERIEGSAGAGAAGGGAARSGA
- a CDS encoding D-2-hydroxyacid dehydrogenase — its product is MEALRRDFSTVEIVKADSPEELDRNAGEADILFSWAIGDALMARAGRLAWLHSPAAGVGSYLTPSFLARNVPFTNSRGVHAIPIAEHVMGLLTGLARGLRHAVVEQTTTGMRRESWWDRVPEELFGKTLGLYGYGAIGREVARRAASFGMRVVALRRRAERPPSWDPELLAAIGLPVEEPRVDAVLGPGDLDRLLAESDALVVTAALTKETEGAIDGRALARLRRGAWVVNVARGKIIRQADLVEALRSGHLGGAGLDVFESEPLPAESPLYTLGNVLLTPHVSGLSRGFWPREMRLFRANLTRFLKGRPLLNLVDTSRGY
- a CDS encoding DinB family protein translates to MNSPSAAYAATLEATGRLDPEIVAYVEKIDSYRAGRDPIRLMKTGPSKVARAIRGLTRAQMRKRPAEGKWCIAEILGHLVDTEIVYGYRYRVALAQPGSPIQGYDQHTWAVELGHARRNPAKMMEQIQTLRRINLDLIQSMPRKTWERYGRHNERGNESVQRTLELIAGHDLNHLDQILAIKKKYGW
- a CDS encoding DUF885 domain-containing protein, translated to MSLSLRLAASLSLLVSLAVAGCSSRYDAATRARFDNLTQRHFRAAYAFNPSFATYWGVHDYDDSLENWNAETIAAEGNRLRQVLEELETIDPKGLDDTTRIDYDLFRSGVSQSLYELTEMRGWQKDPGQYNFGFMLESMIARNFAPPEQRLRSLTTRLRHVPRLFANARANLENPPAMFTEFAAGDLDGTISYLENDVSKSFASVTDPALRKDFEEAKAGAIAATKEFAAWLRSDLQPRSTGSFVIGEDAYRKRLLYGELIEMPLDSILAIGQRELDRLKVRSAGAARKIDPAAPLDSIVARMRRDHPTADSLLPYVVALSESARAFTIRSGFIEIPSEVRATVRPTPEFAASRSFASFDGPGPFETKATDAFYNVTLPNKTWTPERVEEHLQGYSRWTLPSVTVHEVYPGHYTHFLYARRAPTLVRKGIGSGAFGEGWGLYTEEALLDAGFGGGDPRVEFGVMRWALIRACRLQVGIRVHTRGMTIEEGTRFFVEHAGMEPANAEREAFRAAFDPMYSIYTIGALQIRKLRDDVAREQEGSFDRAKFHATILSQGSLPVVLLRRMMLKEEGASL
- a CDS encoding NAD(P) transhydrogenase subunit alpha, translating into MIEALLNDLTVFILAIFVGYEVISKVPVILHTPLMSGTNAIHGIVLVGAILVLGGADSTLAQIVGFLGVVLGTINVIGGFLVTDRMLQMFRKKPGERER
- a CDS encoding ATP-binding protein — encoded protein: MFPRKNIRPRIVWTFVFIVGLVLAVNITLGGAVNRSQTVLDQELGKRLQGTAHIAALLVEPEHVALLASAEVDSAAADTAFADFTLRMDAQEAADAVRYEWNRLAATSGLSNIVLVDSDRRVLLRLHDPFAFEPEVLLLETGHLTRALIGQSTFSKLYRKDGEYLRSAYAPVMGPEGSVIGAVAVEGGSEAFQPLQQVRNTLYGAAGVLTILVVAIFFGFQRTAEHLSKIEENMRHTDLLASIGQVSAGVAHEIRNPLAVLRGASSRLQKYDQLKPEERKMMLGMIDEEVNRMSAFVQNFLHLSRRPNLEPQEFELRPVLERSLDILRVELDRANVSMSLEWKGENGIHLLGDPLAMHHVFLNLALNARDVMPDGGTLHIRVVEKRDEVRIQFEDTGPGVPKDIRKKVFDAFFTTRAKGTGLGLAFVDRIVSEHGGSVTVGDAPKGGALFEVRLPLEG
- a CDS encoding class I SAM-dependent methyltransferase; translation: MSKRDHWERVYGQKAPDEVSWYRPHLDRSLTFLESAGLALDAAILDVGGGASTLVDDLLRRGFTRVSVLDLSRTAIEKAKKRLGAEADRVTWITGDVTEIELPEHAYDFWHDRAVFHFLTDEEARRRYVAQVRRALKPNGHIVVATFGPEGPEKCSGLPVMRYSAEGIHGQFGDEFRKVGSDREVHTTPWGTEQEFVYCYCRMPG
- a CDS encoding NAD(P)(+) transhydrogenase (Re/Si-specific) subunit beta → MDKIWIDAAYLVASVLFILGIKGLSSPKTARRGNQMAAVGMLIAVVVTLLDRAILSYGLILAGIAVGGVIGTVAARTVTMTAMPQMVALFNGSGGGAAALVSSLEYRHLIETPGGMDPVSGVSILLGALIGAISFSGSVVAFGKLQGIFTEKAVTYPGQKIVNALLVLFILGHGGMVLAGVGGEPAFLAFLGGALLLGVLAVIPIGGGDMPVVISLLNSFTGLATAATGFALHNDVLIISGTLVGASGTLLTYLMCKAMNRPITNVLFGAFGAGAPSGAAGAGDGGRAAALAGQSVRDVSVEDAATILGYAQSVIVVPGYGLAVAQAQHAVRELADLLKTRGITVRYAIHPVAGRMPGHMNVLLAEANVPYDELKDLDEINPDFERADVALVVGANDVVNPAARTDTSSPIYGMPILDADKSKHIIIMKRSMKPGFAGIENELFYDAKAMMLFGDAKDSITKLVQTLKTL
- a CDS encoding gamma-glutamyl-gamma-aminobutyrate hydrolase family protein (Members of this family of hydrolases with an active site Cys residue belong to MEROPS family C26.) — its product is MARPLIGIAPNYRLKQKRGDSYVLDANYVKLVRESGGQPVILPLVETLEEARETVGRLDGLLLSGGGDLDPSRYGQGVRRTDQLGAPARNMSDLFLARAAQERGTPTLGVCLGVQVMNVEFGGTLLQHLPEDVPGSLKHEEDDEEHETPEHSVTVEPGTLLAKILGSATAVVNSFHHQSVAKVAPGFRVAAKSEDGVIEAIERPDLPFYVGVQWHPERMLESPVTRKLTGAFVDAARGAAVRG